One Cupriavidus pauculus genomic window, ATGCGCCGGCGGACGGCGCGGCATGGTTCGCGGCGCTCGCGCCGGACAGCGCGGATGCCGTGGTGCGCGATACCGCGCTGACGCTGGCCGCGCACTACCTCGTGCGCGAGCAGAAAGACGGGCTTCCGGCCGATGCGGTCGCTCGCTTTCACCTCGGCAACGGTGCCTGCGTGGAGCGTCTGAACTGGGGCGCCGATCTGTCGCGCAAAGGCCGCGCGCAGGGGGGCGGGATGATGGTGAATTACCTTTACGTGCCCGACGCGCTGGATGACAATCTGGCACGCCTTGGCGCAGGGAATCCGCGCGTCAGCCGCGCGGTGGGCAAGCTGCTGTGATCGATTGACTTTCCGTATGAGAGAGAGAGGAGACAGTGCAATGGTTTTCCATCTGAAAGCGTGCGCGCGGGTGTTGGGGGTAACGGCCATGTTGGCGGGCGCGACGGCAATGAGCGCGGCGCCCGCGCAGGCCGATACGTGGCCGAGCAAGCCGATCACGGTGATCGTGCCGTTCCCGGCCGGTGGCGGTACCGACGCGTTCGCGCGGCCGCTCACGGCCCAGCTGTCGAAACAGCTCGGCAAGCAGTTCGTGATCGACAACCGCGGCGGCGCCGGCGGCACGGTCGGCGCGAGCATCGCGGCCAAGGCCGCGCCCGATGGCTATACGGTGTTTATCGGTGGCGCGCACCATGCGATCGCGCCGTCGTTCTATCCGAAGCTCGACTACGACATCGAGAAGGACTTCATTCCCGTCACCGTCATTGCGCAGCCGCCGCAGGTCGTGGTGGTGAACCCGAAGGTCCAGGCGAAGACGCTGCAGGAACTCATCGCCTATGCGAAGGCGAACCCCGGCAAGCTCAACTACGGTTCCGCGGGGAACGGTTCGTCGCACCATCTGGCTGGCGAACTGTTCAAGCT contains:
- a CDS encoding Bug family tripartite tricarboxylate transporter substrate binding protein, whose translation is MVFHLKACARVLGVTAMLAGATAMSAAPAQADTWPSKPITVIVPFPAGGGTDAFARPLTAQLSKQLGKQFVIDNRGGAGGTVGASIAAKAAPDGYTVFIGGAHHAIAPSFYPKLDYDIEKDFIPVTVIAQPPQVVVVNPKVQAKTLQELIAYAKANPGKLNYGSAGNGSSHHLAGELFKLETKTFITHIPYKGAGPALSDLIAGQVDIVFDGLGSSAQHIRGGRINALAVAATKRSPAFPNVPTAAEAGVKNFEVSTWYAMWVPKNTPKDIVDKLYAETRKALDSPEMKAIWLNNGSEIPNFTPEQFGQFQRAEIKRWAEVVQRSGAKID